One Kribbella sp. NBC_00662 genomic region harbors:
- a CDS encoding N-acetyltransferase family protein, protein MVIDESQVTVVPANEASWEDLQTVFGTADAGQCQCQRFKIRGWIWRDSTLDERMTRLQDQTACGVPDAESTSGLVAYVDGEPAGWVAVEPRTAYPKLRTSRVPWADRSEDKDDESVWAVTCMTVRKGFRGRGLTYHLARATIPYARTRGARALEAYPMFTQPGKTITWGGTPRRPPPGLRRSRLPADHPPHPPPHRHAHRPQVSQS, encoded by the coding sequence ATGGTGATCGATGAGTCGCAGGTGACCGTCGTACCGGCGAACGAGGCGTCGTGGGAGGACCTGCAGACAGTCTTCGGTACGGCGGACGCGGGTCAGTGCCAATGTCAGCGGTTCAAGATCCGCGGGTGGATCTGGCGTGACTCGACGCTGGACGAGCGGATGACGCGACTGCAGGACCAGACCGCGTGCGGCGTCCCGGACGCGGAGTCGACGAGCGGACTGGTCGCGTACGTCGACGGTGAGCCCGCGGGGTGGGTCGCGGTCGAGCCGCGGACGGCGTACCCGAAGCTTCGGACGTCGCGGGTGCCGTGGGCGGACCGCTCCGAGGACAAGGACGACGAGAGCGTCTGGGCCGTCACCTGCATGACCGTCCGCAAAGGCTTCCGCGGCCGAGGCCTCACGTACCACCTGGCCCGCGCGACGATCCCGTACGCCCGCACCCGCGGCGCCCGCGCACTCGAGGCCTACCCGATGTTCACCCAGCCCGGCAAAACCATCACCTGGGGGGGAACTCCACGTCGGCCCCCACCAGGCCTTCGAAGAAGCCGGCTTCCAGCAGATCACCCACCCCACCCTCCGCCGCACCGTCATGCGCATCGACCTCAAGTGAGTCAGTCATAG
- a CDS encoding cupin domain-containing protein: MSFDEPLREILLQTDDLEWVEKSLDGLSHKMLWRDPETEASIALVRFEKGSGIPSEHKHASNQFMFCLSGRYVYLPTGTTLTKGSFYWNPKGVTHGPTRAEETSVLLEVYDGPHYPERPDFYDNDEDAR; the protein is encoded by the coding sequence GTGAGTTTCGACGAACCGCTGCGGGAGATCCTGCTGCAGACCGACGACCTGGAGTGGGTCGAGAAGTCGCTGGACGGCTTGTCCCACAAGATGCTCTGGCGGGATCCGGAGACCGAGGCCTCGATCGCCCTGGTGCGTTTCGAGAAGGGCTCCGGCATTCCGTCCGAGCACAAGCACGCCTCGAACCAGTTCATGTTCTGCCTGTCCGGCCGGTACGTGTACCTGCCGACCGGGACCACGCTGACCAAGGGCAGCTTCTACTGGAACCCCAAGGGTGTGACGCACGGGCCGACGCGAGCAGAGGAGACCTCTGTCCTGCTGGAGGTGTACGACGGGCCGCACTACCCGGAGCGGCCGGACTTCTACGACAACGACGAGGACGCACGCTGA
- a CDS encoding PPOX class F420-dependent oxidoreductase, whose amino-acid sequence MPRTIATNTKVDLEGLLEFVRPRHHMLLITYRADGTAQASPVSGGVDTEGRIVISSYPERAKSTNVKRTGKAGVLVLSDDWNGAWVQVDGSGEVIELPDAVEPLVDYYRAISGEHPDWDEYREAMVKQGKCLIRITPERWGPLATGGFPARLAD is encoded by the coding sequence ATGCCGAGGACTATTGCTACCAACACCAAGGTCGACCTCGAGGGGCTGCTGGAGTTCGTGCGGCCTCGTCATCACATGCTGCTGATCACGTACCGGGCGGACGGGACGGCGCAGGCATCACCGGTCTCCGGAGGTGTCGACACCGAGGGCCGCATCGTCATCTCGTCGTACCCGGAGCGGGCCAAGAGCACCAACGTGAAGCGGACCGGCAAGGCCGGTGTGCTCGTGCTGTCGGACGACTGGAACGGCGCCTGGGTGCAGGTGGACGGCAGTGGTGAGGTGATCGAGCTGCCGGACGCGGTGGAACCGCTGGTCGACTACTACCGTGCGATCTCCGGCGAGCACCCGGACTGGGACGAGTACCGCGAGGCGATGGTGAAGCAGGGCAAGTGCCTGATCCGCATCACCCCGGAGCGCTGGGGTCCGCTCGCCACCGGCGGCTTCCCGGCCCGCCTGGCTGACTGA
- a CDS encoding VOC family protein — MHRSRVSTFLIDVRRDEVDAATTFWSEALGVRTSSPEGEPQFISLHDAIPGYVAAIQSIDDEPRYHLDIETDDVAAEVARLTELGAVEIASWQGCHTLKAPGGHLFCVIPVHSDPAHFEQHATVWGTE, encoded by the coding sequence ATGCATCGCAGCCGGGTCTCGACGTTCCTCATCGACGTACGGCGGGACGAGGTCGACGCCGCCACGACGTTCTGGTCCGAGGCGCTCGGCGTCCGGACGTCGTCGCCGGAGGGCGAGCCGCAGTTCATCAGCCTGCACGACGCGATCCCGGGATACGTCGCCGCGATCCAGTCCATCGACGACGAACCGCGGTACCACCTCGACATCGAGACCGACGACGTCGCCGCCGAGGTCGCCCGGCTGACCGAGCTCGGCGCCGTGGAGATCGCCAGCTGGCAGGGTTGCCACACCCTCAAAGCCCCCGGCGGCCACCTCTTCTGCGTCATCCCGGTGCACAGCGATCCGGCGCACTTCGAGCAGCACGCGACGGTCTGGGGGACCGAATGA
- a CDS encoding trans-aconitate 2-methyltransferase, whose protein sequence is MTELAATFQQEAVAEAYQHRPPYPDEVFDRVEALITDEPRRVLDIGAGEGAITRPLAPRVEQIDAIDFSAPMVEAGKQRPGGDRPNISWQVSAIETADLHGPYALVTAGASIHWMPWEETFARIVPHLTPNAQLVVIEHGPVDMPWWDGVMQAIQRHSRKKSHDPKYNVFEAIRDRGLLELGGTARTAPVSYHQKVADYIEQFHSTSSLARDLMTPEEAADFDAIVEEAVRPYAKDGVLELKIEAELSWGRPKA, encoded by the coding sequence ATGACTGAGCTTGCGGCGACGTTCCAGCAGGAGGCGGTAGCGGAGGCCTATCAGCATCGGCCGCCGTACCCGGACGAGGTCTTCGACCGCGTCGAAGCCTTGATCACCGACGAACCACGACGCGTGCTCGACATCGGCGCCGGTGAAGGCGCGATCACCCGGCCGCTCGCGCCGCGGGTCGAGCAGATCGACGCGATCGACTTCTCCGCACCGATGGTCGAAGCCGGCAAGCAGCGCCCCGGCGGCGACCGCCCGAACATCAGCTGGCAGGTCAGCGCGATCGAGACCGCCGACCTCCACGGCCCGTACGCATTGGTGACGGCCGGCGCCAGCATCCACTGGATGCCGTGGGAGGAGACGTTCGCGCGGATCGTCCCGCACCTGACCCCGAACGCCCAGCTCGTCGTCATCGAGCACGGCCCCGTCGACATGCCGTGGTGGGACGGGGTCATGCAGGCAATCCAGCGGCATTCACGCAAGAAGAGCCACGACCCGAAGTACAACGTCTTCGAGGCGATCCGCGACCGCGGTCTGCTCGAGCTCGGCGGCACGGCGCGGACCGCGCCCGTCAGCTATCACCAGAAGGTCGCCGACTACATCGAGCAGTTCCACTCGACGTCGAGCCTGGCGCGGGACCTGATGACGCCCGAGGAGGCCGCCGACTTCGACGCGATCGTGGAGGAAGCGGTCCGCCCGTACGCGAAGGACGGCGTACTGGAGTTGAAGATCGAGGCCGAGCTCAGCTGGGGGCGGCCGAAAGCTTAG
- a CDS encoding amidohydrolase family protein encodes MAGWDVHTHLIPPTVLSAAHRGEFGLSVDSGSLVVDGQRLPLRRLADPAALLSWITEQSLDGAVVSVPPALFRYDAGVEWADLVNQGLRELATPQLRVLAHLPLLDPTAPSVAAGLAGEGVFSGFALGTPSYAGLDPVWRVLDVLEAFTLIHPGSSDDKRLDSFYLSNLLGNPYETGVAAASLVFADVPGRFPGIRFCLCHGGGVTAAVAGRWQRGIDTDRPGIEPVSLPVAEALRRFYVDDLVHDDAVLELLHRTFGPERVLAGSDWPFPMGSDGVSAARSATAEVLTRPLAKEVAAW; translated from the coding sequence ATGGCCGGTTGGGACGTCCACACCCACCTGATCCCGCCGACCGTACTGTCGGCGGCGCACCGGGGTGAGTTCGGTCTGTCCGTCGACAGCGGTTCGCTGGTGGTCGACGGACAGCGACTGCCGCTGCGCCGGCTCGCCGACCCGGCCGCACTGCTGAGCTGGATCACCGAGCAGTCGCTGGACGGCGCGGTGGTCTCCGTGCCGCCCGCGCTCTTCCGGTACGACGCCGGGGTCGAGTGGGCCGATCTGGTGAACCAGGGACTCCGCGAGCTTGCTACACCGCAACTGCGAGTGCTGGCGCACCTGCCGCTGCTCGACCCGACCGCGCCGTCGGTGGCAGCCGGTCTGGCCGGTGAGGGCGTGTTCAGCGGGTTCGCACTGGGTACGCCGAGCTACGCCGGGCTGGATCCGGTCTGGCGGGTGCTGGACGTGCTGGAGGCGTTCACCTTGATCCACCCCGGCAGCAGTGACGACAAGCGGCTTGATTCGTTCTACTTGTCGAACCTGTTGGGGAATCCGTACGAGACCGGAGTGGCCGCCGCTTCGCTCGTCTTCGCCGACGTGCCGGGGCGGTTTCCAGGGATCCGGTTCTGCTTGTGCCATGGGGGTGGTGTGACGGCGGCCGTTGCCGGCCGGTGGCAGCGCGGGATCGACACGGACCGGCCCGGGATCGAGCCGGTGTCGTTGCCGGTCGCGGAGGCGCTGCGCCGGTTCTACGTCGACGATCTGGTCCACGACGACGCCGTACTGGAACTGCTGCACAGGACGTTCGGGCCCGAGCGGGTGCTGGCCGGGAGTGACTGGCCGTTCCCGATGGGCAGCGACGGAGTGTCCGCCGCGCGGTCCGCGACGGCCGAGGTGCTGACGCGGCCGCTGGCGAAGGAGGTCGCCGCGTGGTGA
- a CDS encoding alcohol dehydrogenase catalytic domain-containing protein: MSTRGTVLHSHGPGEQLKAEEVELAAGPGETLVEMRLAAVTPQDRSTLAGKQPSLPFVPGSEGTGVVVSSDVIEPGTAVLVRGDGVGVTRPGVWGQYAVVPDAAVHRLPASLEPGAALTLLTQVLTAHTAVRRVADVLKGETVVVTGVNAVLGRMCAAVARSAGAARVIGLVAMEASVDAATGLVDQIVRVDGLGQVGRELQWCDAAIDTMGGPVTGGVLGHIAPGGRIAVLGYKAGEFTTIDLHQLIGRDLRVLPVNLQRTALTPDAVGQALADIAPASWRAEYDVIPADRATDVLDRQAGRVLLDLTALRLA; encoded by the coding sequence GTGAGTACACGGGGGACTGTGTTGCACAGTCACGGGCCGGGTGAGCAGCTGAAGGCCGAAGAGGTCGAGCTGGCCGCCGGTCCGGGTGAGACGTTGGTGGAGATGCGGCTGGCCGCAGTGACTCCGCAGGACCGGTCGACGCTGGCCGGCAAGCAGCCGTCGCTGCCGTTCGTGCCAGGCTCCGAGGGAACCGGTGTGGTCGTCAGCTCCGATGTGATCGAGCCCGGGACAGCTGTGCTCGTCCGCGGCGACGGCGTCGGTGTGACGAGACCGGGTGTGTGGGGTCAGTACGCCGTCGTGCCGGATGCCGCCGTACATCGACTGCCGGCGTCGCTCGAGCCGGGCGCTGCACTCACGTTGCTGACGCAGGTGTTGACCGCACACACCGCAGTACGACGGGTGGCCGACGTACTGAAGGGCGAGACCGTTGTGGTCACCGGAGTGAACGCCGTGCTCGGGCGGATGTGCGCCGCGGTCGCACGGTCGGCCGGTGCGGCGCGGGTGATCGGTCTGGTGGCCATGGAAGCGTCTGTTGATGCGGCGACCGGGCTGGTGGACCAGATCGTGCGCGTGGACGGTCTGGGGCAGGTTGGTCGGGAGCTGCAGTGGTGTGACGCGGCGATCGACACCATGGGTGGTCCGGTGACCGGTGGGGTGCTGGGACACATCGCCCCGGGCGGGCGGATCGCCGTACTGGGTTACAAGGCCGGTGAGTTCACCACGATCGATCTGCACCAGCTGATCGGCCGCGACCTCCGGGTGCTGCCGGTGAACCTTCAGCGCACTGCACTGACACCGGATGCGGTCGGTCAGGCACTCGCGGATATCGCACCGGCGTCCTGGCGGGCGGAGTACGACGTGATCCCTGCGGACCGCGCCACTGATGTGCTGGATCGGCAAGCAGGGCGGGTACTGCTGGACCTGACCGCACTCCGGCTGGCATAG
- a CDS encoding FAD-dependent monooxygenase, with amino-acid sequence MNQLPVAVVGAGPIGLTTALGLAHYGIPYVLLEEDAVLSSDTKAGTTLSRTLEIWNRYGAVDRILGAALRIDEIGDIDRATNTPRASVQLAELANDTQFPFVINLPQQKMEPLLAAALPEPVRTQHRMTSFEVRDDRVVLQLETPDGPQELEASYLLACDGGRSRIRDALGVKVVGETLPERYMLIDVVVDLDVNNARDYPYLAYFADKSEWMVLIRQPDNWRFLFPLAPGADAPGDEDLLVKVKQFIGEVDRIELLGSVVYNVHHRVAEQWTKDRRVFLMGDAAHLITPMWALGLNTGALDASNLPWRLAWVLRGWADPSLLDGYEQEQRPVAIEGSGEMAEAARKYMSFQRGAVTEGTGAWATAYNRTLLSVRLDVEGVGDWSMVATSASPPAVRAGDRAPDLVLQSPTGRTTIHDLCRDSFVALYFTDVRRRPEIPVNQSPALQHYAVSRWDAPHDSGLRDRALFDPGSVATNRYSVPPESVVLIRPDGHIAAVAPMAAGVAEQLYTHVTGREVP; translated from the coding sequence GTGAACCAACTGCCTGTTGCCGTGGTGGGTGCCGGACCGATCGGTCTGACCACCGCGCTCGGTCTGGCGCACTACGGCATCCCGTACGTGCTGCTGGAAGAGGACGCCGTGCTGTCGTCGGACACCAAGGCCGGTACGACGCTCAGCCGGACGCTGGAGATCTGGAACCGGTACGGCGCGGTCGACCGCATCCTCGGCGCTGCCCTGCGCATCGACGAGATCGGTGACATCGACCGCGCGACGAACACCCCGCGTGCCTCGGTGCAGTTGGCCGAGCTGGCGAACGACACGCAGTTCCCGTTCGTCATCAACCTGCCGCAGCAGAAGATGGAGCCGCTGCTGGCCGCGGCGCTGCCGGAGCCTGTCCGGACGCAGCACCGGATGACGTCGTTCGAAGTACGTGACGACCGTGTCGTGCTGCAGTTGGAGACGCCGGACGGTCCGCAGGAGCTGGAGGCGTCGTACCTGCTGGCCTGTGACGGCGGGCGTTCGCGGATCCGCGATGCGCTCGGGGTGAAGGTGGTGGGGGAGACCCTGCCGGAGCGGTACATGCTGATCGACGTCGTGGTGGACCTGGACGTCAACAACGCCAGGGACTACCCGTACCTCGCGTACTTCGCGGACAAGTCCGAGTGGATGGTGCTGATCCGGCAGCCCGACAACTGGCGGTTCCTGTTTCCGCTGGCGCCGGGCGCTGACGCACCGGGCGACGAGGACCTCCTGGTGAAGGTGAAGCAGTTCATCGGTGAGGTGGACCGGATCGAGCTGCTCGGCTCGGTCGTCTACAACGTGCATCACCGGGTCGCGGAACAGTGGACCAAGGACCGCAGGGTGTTCCTGATGGGCGATGCCGCCCACCTGATCACGCCGATGTGGGCGCTCGGTCTGAACACGGGTGCGCTGGACGCTTCGAACCTGCCGTGGCGGCTTGCCTGGGTACTGCGTGGCTGGGCCGATCCGTCGTTGCTGGACGGGTACGAGCAGGAGCAGCGTCCGGTGGCGATCGAGGGCTCGGGCGAGATGGCCGAGGCCGCTCGGAAGTACATGTCCTTCCAGCGTGGTGCTGTCACCGAGGGCACCGGCGCGTGGGCCACGGCGTACAACAGGACCCTGCTGAGCGTGCGGCTGGACGTGGAGGGAGTCGGGGACTGGTCGATGGTGGCCACCTCCGCTTCCCCGCCGGCGGTGCGGGCCGGAGACCGGGCGCCGGACCTGGTGCTGCAGAGCCCGACCGGCCGGACCACGATCCACGACCTGTGCCGTGACTCGTTCGTGGCGCTCTACTTCACCGACGTACGCCGTCGGCCGGAGATCCCGGTCAACCAGTCGCCGGCGCTGCAGCACTACGCCGTCTCCCGGTGGGATGCGCCGCATGACTCCGGTCTGCGGGACCGCGCTCTGTTCGACCCGGGCAGTGTCGCCACCAACAGGTACAGCGTCCCGCCGGAGAGCGTCGTACTGATCCGGCCTGACGGTCACATCGCGGCCGTTGCGCCGATGGCCGCGGGTGTGGCCGAGCAGCTGTACACACACGTAACCGGTCGGGAGGTCCCGTGA
- a CDS encoding GntR family transcriptional regulator: protein MIRRLELTPGGPTGRRTLAEEAAAELHELILSGELPSGTALRLEELAKRLDMSQMPIREGLRRMAALGLVEIVPHKGAWVRELSMEDLQDTHATRLALESLAVRAAATRFSDTDASTARDALAEHVRLSKLGDNIASRQAHTEFHFAIYRAGGSRWLPRAIEPVWQNSERYRFGSRQTKARIEQTRREHQAILDACVAHDEAGAEAALREHLEGAMQRITETMERRSAKP from the coding sequence ATGATCCGACGACTCGAGCTCACGCCTGGGGGGCCGACCGGCCGTCGTACGCTCGCCGAGGAAGCCGCCGCCGAACTGCACGAACTCATCCTGTCCGGCGAGCTTCCCAGCGGTACGGCGTTGCGGCTCGAGGAGCTCGCCAAGCGGCTGGACATGAGCCAGATGCCGATCCGCGAAGGGCTCCGCCGGATGGCTGCGCTCGGACTGGTCGAGATCGTCCCGCACAAGGGCGCCTGGGTCCGTGAGCTGTCGATGGAGGACCTGCAGGACACGCATGCGACCCGCTTGGCGCTGGAATCCCTGGCGGTGCGTGCGGCCGCGACGCGGTTCTCCGACACGGATGCCTCGACCGCACGCGACGCTCTGGCCGAGCACGTCCGGTTGTCGAAGCTGGGCGACAACATCGCGTCCCGGCAGGCACACACCGAGTTCCACTTCGCCATCTACCGTGCCGGCGGTTCGCGGTGGCTGCCGCGAGCGATCGAGCCGGTCTGGCAGAACAGTGAGCGTTACCGGTTCGGATCCCGGCAGACCAAGGCCCGCATCGAGCAGACCCGCCGGGAGCACCAGGCGATCCTCGATGCGTGCGTCGCACACGACGAGGCCGGCGCCGAGGCCGCACTGCGCGAACACCTGGAAGGTGCGATGCAGCGCATCACCGAGACGATGGAGCGTCGCTCGGCCAAGCCGTGA
- a CDS encoding RNA polymerase sigma factor — protein sequence MIEELLREQAPQVLAALVRRYGDFDACEDAVQEALLAASLQWPGEGVPANPRSWLITVASRRRIEVLRSEAARTRREEAVAFAPDPEPASSVDDSLTLLMLCCHPALTSQSQVALTLRAVGGLTTGEIARAFLVPEATIGQRISRAKAKLQGARFAMPPASEQPERLAAVLHVLYLIFNEGYTASSGTSLHRVGLSTEAIRLTRQLRAQLPAEGEVAGLLALMLLTDARRPARTTADGALVPLPEQDRTLWDARAIAEGTELITSTLQAAPVGRYQLQAAIAAVHDSAARAEDTDWREILMLYELLESTAPGPMVTLNRIVAVAMVHGPAAGLALLDDVDAALQGHHRLAAVRAHLLELSGSAVAARQAYELAARLTQSLPEQRYLQARAAKLSAAPS from the coding sequence GTGATCGAGGAGCTGCTGCGGGAGCAGGCGCCGCAGGTGCTGGCCGCGCTGGTCCGGCGGTACGGCGACTTCGACGCGTGCGAGGACGCCGTACAGGAGGCTCTGCTCGCTGCGTCGCTGCAGTGGCCCGGTGAGGGTGTTCCGGCGAATCCGCGCAGCTGGCTGATCACGGTCGCGTCGCGGCGACGGATCGAGGTACTGCGGAGCGAGGCGGCCCGCACCCGGCGGGAGGAGGCGGTCGCCTTCGCGCCGGATCCGGAGCCCGCGTCGTCGGTCGACGACTCGCTGACGTTGCTGATGCTGTGCTGCCATCCGGCGCTGACGTCGCAGTCGCAGGTCGCGCTCACGCTGCGCGCGGTCGGCGGGCTGACCACCGGCGAGATCGCCCGGGCGTTTCTGGTGCCCGAGGCAACGATCGGGCAGCGGATCAGCCGGGCGAAGGCCAAGCTCCAGGGCGCACGGTTCGCGATGCCGCCGGCGTCGGAGCAGCCCGAGCGACTGGCCGCCGTACTGCATGTGCTGTATCTGATCTTCAACGAGGGCTACACGGCGTCGTCCGGTACGTCGCTGCACCGGGTCGGGCTGAGTACGGAGGCGATCCGGCTGACCCGGCAGTTGCGGGCACAGCTGCCGGCGGAAGGTGAGGTGGCCGGGCTGCTGGCGTTGATGCTGCTGACGGATGCGCGGCGTCCGGCCCGCACGACGGCCGACGGGGCGCTGGTGCCGTTGCCGGAGCAGGACCGGACGTTGTGGGATGCCAGAGCGATTGCCGAGGGCACCGAATTGATCACGTCCACGTTGCAGGCGGCGCCGGTCGGGCGCTACCAACTGCAGGCGGCGATCGCGGCGGTCCACGACTCGGCCGCGCGGGCCGAGGACACGGACTGGCGCGAGATCCTGATGCTGTACGAGCTCCTCGAGTCGACCGCGCCCGGGCCGATGGTGACGCTGAACCGGATCGTCGCGGTCGCGATGGTGCACGGACCGGCTGCCGGGCTGGCGTTGCTCGACGACGTGGATGCCGCGTTGCAGGGGCACCATCGGCTGGCTGCTGTTCGTGCGCATCTGCTGGAGCTGTCCGGCTCCGCGGTTGCCGCGCGACAGGCTTATGAACTCGCCGCGCGGCTCACGCAGAGCCTTCCTGAACAGCGCTACCTGCAGGCGCGCGCCGCTAAGCTTTCGGCCGCCCCCAGCTGA
- a CDS encoding DNA polymerase Y family protein, with the protein MAGHGLTRTMVIWVPDWPVTAAAVATGRSPDEPIVVLEKGKVLATSAAARAEGVRRGQRARDAQSRCPELVVLKYDPVIDARAFDPVIACLEAITPGVQVIRPGMCALKARGPARFYGSEEAAAEKLLDRLETFDVPGSRVGIADGPFAAEQAARASSARTRVHVVPPGGSPEFLAPLSVDLLEQPELTDLLRRLGLRSLGAFAQLSGTEVLTRFGPSGAFAHRLAGGADDRPVTGREVPPELTRALDFEPSVDRVDQVAFAVRAIADELIVRLTELGLVCTTLRVEVGTESGRIHEREWLHPRWFTAADVVDRVRWQLQGSGTATSELTSPVVRVRLIPDQADPVGAHVDGLWGGGPDERIHRALSRVQSMLGHGAVVSVVIGGGRGFADRQTLIPWGDPPVPARPPDQPWPGAITGSAGAGRWPTPAPTTIFPEPIPAKVFAADGAQVSVSARGELSGVPTAFSLLPASGPGVQVADSNKIHPITAWAGPWLSTERWWDPATESRQARFQFQTADTRAWLFTLHQATWQAQATYD; encoded by the coding sequence ATGGCCGGCCATGGGCTCACGCGCACGATGGTGATCTGGGTGCCTGACTGGCCGGTGACGGCGGCCGCGGTGGCGACCGGGCGGTCGCCGGACGAGCCGATCGTCGTGCTGGAGAAGGGGAAGGTGCTCGCCACCTCCGCGGCCGCGCGGGCCGAAGGGGTGCGGCGCGGGCAGCGGGCCCGGGACGCGCAGTCGCGGTGCCCGGAGCTGGTCGTGCTGAAGTACGACCCGGTGATCGACGCGCGTGCGTTCGATCCGGTGATCGCGTGCCTGGAGGCGATCACACCGGGCGTGCAGGTGATCCGGCCGGGCATGTGCGCGTTGAAGGCACGCGGTCCGGCCCGGTTCTACGGCAGCGAGGAGGCGGCGGCGGAGAAGCTGCTCGACCGGTTGGAGACGTTCGACGTGCCGGGCAGCCGGGTCGGGATCGCCGACGGTCCGTTCGCCGCGGAGCAGGCGGCGCGGGCGAGCTCCGCGCGGACCAGGGTGCACGTGGTGCCGCCGGGCGGATCACCGGAGTTCCTCGCGCCGTTGTCGGTCGACCTGCTCGAGCAGCCGGAGCTCACGGATCTGCTGCGCAGGCTGGGGCTGCGGTCGCTGGGTGCGTTCGCCCAGCTGTCCGGGACGGAGGTGCTGACCCGGTTCGGCCCCAGTGGCGCCTTCGCCCACCGGCTGGCCGGCGGGGCCGACGATCGTCCGGTGACCGGCCGCGAGGTCCCGCCGGAGCTGACCCGGGCGCTCGACTTCGAGCCGTCCGTGGACCGGGTCGACCAGGTCGCGTTCGCGGTCCGTGCGATCGCCGACGAGCTGATCGTCCGGCTGACCGAGCTCGGCCTGGTGTGTACGACGCTGCGGGTCGAGGTCGGCACCGAGTCCGGGCGGATCCACGAGCGGGAGTGGCTGCATCCGCGCTGGTTCACCGCGGCCGACGTGGTGGACCGGGTGCGTTGGCAGCTGCAGGGGAGCGGGACGGCGACCAGCGAGCTGACCTCGCCGGTCGTGCGGGTCCGGTTGATCCCGGACCAGGCAGACCCGGTCGGCGCGCATGTCGACGGGTTGTGGGGCGGCGGCCCGGACGAGCGGATCCACCGGGCGTTGTCGCGGGTGCAGAGCATGCTCGGTCACGGTGCGGTGGTGTCGGTGGTGATCGGTGGCGGGCGAGGGTTCGCGGACCGGCAGACGCTGATCCCGTGGGGCGATCCGCCGGTGCCGGCCCGGCCGCCCGACCAGCCGTGGCCCGGGGCGATCACCGGGAGCGCCGGAGCGGGGCGCTGGCCGACGCCCGCGCCGACCACGATCTTCCCGGAGCCGATCCCCGCGAAGGTGTTCGCCGCGGACGGCGCCCAGGTGTCGGTCAGCGCCCGCGGCGAGCTGTCCGGCGTACCGACCGCTTTCTCCCTGCTCCCTGCGAGCGGCCCTGGCGTTCAAGTTGCCGACAGCAACAAAATCCATCCGATCACCGCCTGGGCCGGCCCCTGGCTCAGCACCGAACGCTGGTGGGACCCCGCCACCGAGTCCCGCCAGGCCCGCTTCCAGTTCCAGACCGCCGACACCCGCGCCTGGCTCTTCACCCTCCACCAGGCAACCTGGCAGGCCCAGGCCACCTATGACTGA
- a CDS encoding PIG-L deacetylase family protein: MRTALVVHAHPDDEVFATGAATSVLHEQGWHVVLRVATAGMHGAADHLTASCALLGIDEWDWLGADGAAQPTGAEGRWIDDGGLNGPQTPAAADPAELAAEIETAVRVIEPELILTVGRDGLTGHPDHIAISQAVQRALQHVRCRALGARVRAQDVRAGEHLVQQFAPGQRVGSGHIKGSDAPLEEISGASERRRRQALDEYYDGLGSKPLEELIGVHRSSSDGLLLRAVFDATGWQLDRFEELTAWPSDAPSSR, from the coding sequence ATGCGTACGGCGCTCGTCGTCCACGCGCACCCGGACGACGAGGTCTTCGCCACCGGCGCCGCTACGTCTGTCCTGCACGAGCAGGGCTGGCACGTCGTACTGCGAGTCGCCACCGCCGGGATGCACGGAGCAGCCGACCACCTGACCGCCTCCTGCGCACTACTCGGGATCGACGAATGGGACTGGCTCGGAGCCGACGGCGCTGCACAGCCCACCGGCGCTGAAGGCCGCTGGATCGACGACGGCGGCCTGAACGGCCCGCAGACGCCGGCGGCCGCCGATCCCGCCGAGCTGGCCGCGGAGATCGAGACCGCCGTACGTGTGATCGAGCCGGAGCTCATCCTCACCGTCGGCCGCGACGGACTCACCGGGCACCCGGACCACATCGCGATCTCACAGGCAGTCCAGCGAGCACTCCAGCACGTCCGCTGCCGTGCGCTCGGTGCACGCGTCAGAGCGCAAGACGTGCGCGCCGGTGAACACCTGGTCCAGCAGTTCGCGCCAGGACAACGGGTCGGCTCTGGCCACATCAAAGGATCCGACGCCCCGCTCGAAGAGATCAGCGGAGCGTCCGAGCGGCGCAGACGGCAGGCACTCGACGAGTACTACGACGGTCTGGGCAGCAAGCCGCTCGAGGAGCTCATCGGCGTCCACCGGTCGAGCAGCGACGGGCTGCTCCTCCGTGCGGTCTTCGACGCGACCGGCTGGCAGCTCGACCGGTTCGAGGAGCTCACGGCTTGGCCGAGCGACGCTCCATCGTCTCGGTGA